One Bacillus sp. SM2101 genomic window, CTTCATTTTGAGGCTCAAGATGTCATTAATCGCTTTGGGGTTACTGAGCAGGATATAACTAAATGTGTAGAAATTATTCAAAACCTTGATCCAGTGGGAGTTGGGGCAAGGAGTGTTCAAGAGTGCTTGCTTATACAGCTACAAAGGGAGCAGCATAGGAACGAATTAGCTGAAGTTATTATTAAAGATTACTTTGAATTGTTCGCACAAAAATCGTGGAAGGCTTTGGCGAAGATTTTGAATGTAAAGCCTAAAGAGATTCAACAAATATTTGATCATATCCAATTATTAGAGCCTCGTCCTGGACATATTTTTCATCATGAACAGACAACCTATATTATTCCTGATATAATTATTGAACGGAAAAATGGACATTTTGAAGCTGCTATTAACGAAGATTATTTTCCAAAGCTATCATTTAACGTCCAATATGAGCAAGACCTATCTAATGTAGACGATGAGAAAGTGAGTGCTTTTGTAAGAGAAAAAGGTTTACAATGGGGATGGATTATAAAAAGCCTCGAACAAAGAAAGCAGACGTTATTAAGTGTTACAAAACAAATCATATTGAGGCAGACGAATTTTTTTGTTCATGGGTTATCATCTTTGAAACCCCTTACAATGAGAGAGGTCGCAGAAGTAGTCGGATGTCATGAATCTACTGTCAGTAGAGCCGTTAAAGGAAAATATGTACAGACTCCCTTTGGTTTAGTTGAAATGAAGGTATTTTTCAGTAGTAGTCTCAATACGTCTTCTAATGAAGATGCTTCTTCAACAAGAGTTAAAGAGTTAATACAGCAAATGATAAACGAGGAAGACAAAGCAAGTCCGTTGTCTGACCAAAAACTAGTTAATCTGTTAAATAGAGATTTCAAAATCATTGTGTCACGAAGAACAATTGCAAAGTATAGAGATCAATTAGGTATCTTGTCTTCTTCAAAAAGAAAAAGATATGATTGAAGAAGGCGTTTTTGTTTTGAAAGGATGAAAGATATGAGCAAAACAGTAATCATGTATACGAAGGAAAAATGTCCTTTATGTGACAAAGCTCAAAAAATATTAGTTGAACTACAAACTGAAATTCCTTTTCAACTTGAATTAACTGATATTTACAAGGATGATCAGCTATTAGAGAAATATCAGTTAATGATACCTGTAGTTGAGATAGCGGGAGAAGAAATTGCGTATGGAGTTATTCACAAAGATGTAATAAAAAAGCGCTTACAGCAAGGATTAAATGGTTGATTAAAGGGGTCAGTCCTGTTAGAATAAGAGTTGTAACAGGGGTGATTTTTTTTACCACATGCGGGACATAATATGTCATAGGTGGACTTTAAAAGTCCCGGATGGTAATTTCACCAATTTTAAGGAGAACTGCAATGCGTTCATTAATTGAAGTTCAACAAAAATTATTACCTAACCTTCTAGAGGTTATGCAAAGGCGCTATCAAGTTTTACAATATGTAAGGTTAATGCAACCTATAGGCAGAAGAAGTTTATCACTTAGCCTAGGTATGAGTGAAAGGGTCTTACGTGCTGAAGTACAATTCTTAAAGGATCAAGATTTACTTTCTGTACAAGCGTCTGGTATGACAATTACGAAAGATGGTGTCTACGTTCTTCGGCAGCTTGAGGAGATGATGAAGGAAATCTCTGGACTAAAGCTACTTGAAGAGAAGGTTAAGAAAAAATTAGGCCTACAAGAAGTAATTGTAGTATCAGGGGATAGTGATCAATCAGCTTGGGTTCAGAAAGAAATGGGCAGAGCGAGTGTTGCATGTATTAAAAAGCGCTTGAAAGATAACAGCATCGTTGCGGTAACTGGAGGTACGACTTTAGCTGCTGTAGCAGAGATGATGACTCCGAATACCGAAAGTAAGGAAACCTTATTTGTTCCTGCACGAGGTGGCTTAGGAGAGAATGTAAAAAATCAAGCGAATACGATATGTGCAAAAATGGCTGAAAAAGCAATGGGTAACTACCAACTGCTTCATGTCCCAGATCAAGTTAGTACTGAAGCCTACCAATCGATTATAGAAGAACCTGCGATTAAAGAGGTACTCACGCTTATAAAATCATCCAGTATAGTTATACATGGTATCGGAGACGCTAAAACTATGGCTATACGCCGAAAAACTTCAGATGAAGATATGAAGAAAATCGAAATGGCGAATGCTGTAGCAGAAGCCTTTGGATATTACTTTAATAAGCATGGAGAAGTCGTATATAAAGCTCAAACGATTGGCCTACAACTTGAAGACCTAAAACATAATAAATCAGTAATAGCAATTGCTGGTGGTGGCTCAAAGGCTAAAGCAATTAAAGCCTATTTTAAACAAACAAGTAACGCCTTGCTCATTACCGACGAAGGTGCTGCAAAAGAGTTAGTTAAGGGTTAATCCCTACCTAATATATTTAAGCTTTCTATTTTAAGGAGGAAATTATCATGACTGTAAAAGTTGGTATTAATGGATTTGGCCGTATTGGTCGTATCGTATTTCGTGCTGCATTAAAAAACCCTAATATTGAAGTAGTTGCTGTTAATGATTTAACAGATGCAAATATGCTTGCTCATCTTTTAAAATATGACTCAGTTCATGGAAAATTAGATGTTGATGTAACTGTTAATGGTAACAATTTAGTAGTTGACGGTAAGGAAATCCTTGTAAAAGCAGAACGTGATCCAGCACAACTTGGTTGGGGAGATCTTGGAGTTGATGTTGTAGTTG contains:
- the rpoN gene encoding RNA polymerase factor sigma-54 yields the protein MEMRPGLFQEQTLKLTMTKELSQAIELLQYSSQELLTFLHDIAIENPLVEIQESTPFDIPRKKTSNTSSQSKQHNWLENIGGEPEKLYDHLRSQILLLPISNIERNVVDHLIENIDNNGYLHFEAQDVINRFGVTEQDITKCVEIIQNLDPVGVGARSVQECLLIQLQREQHRNELAEVIIKDYFELFAQKSWKALAKILNVKPKEIQQIFDHIQLLEPRPGHIFHHEQTTYIIPDIIIERKNGHFEAAINEDYFPKLSFNVQYEQDLSNVDDEKVSAFVREKGLQWGWIIKSLEQRKQTLLSVTKQIILRQTNFFVHGLSSLKPLTMREVAEVVGCHESTVSRAVKGKYVQTPFGLVEMKVFFSSSLNTSSNEDASSTRVKELIQQMINEEDKASPLSDQKLVNLLNRDFKIIVSRRTIAKYRDQLGILSSSKRKRYD
- a CDS encoding glutaredoxin family protein; this translates as MSKTVIMYTKEKCPLCDKAQKILVELQTEIPFQLELTDIYKDDQLLEKYQLMIPVVEIAGEEIAYGVIHKDVIKKRLQQGLNG
- a CDS encoding sugar-binding domain-containing protein; amino-acid sequence: MRSLIEVQQKLLPNLLEVMQRRYQVLQYVRLMQPIGRRSLSLSLGMSERVLRAEVQFLKDQDLLSVQASGMTITKDGVYVLRQLEEMMKEISGLKLLEEKVKKKLGLQEVIVVSGDSDQSAWVQKEMGRASVACIKKRLKDNSIVAVTGGTTLAAVAEMMTPNTESKETLFVPARGGLGENVKNQANTICAKMAEKAMGNYQLLHVPDQVSTEAYQSIIEEPAIKEVLTLIKSSSIVIHGIGDAKTMAIRRKTSDEDMKKIEMANAVAEAFGYYFNKHGEVVYKAQTIGLQLEDLKHNKSVIAIAGGGSKAKAIKAYFKQTSNALLITDEGAAKELVKG